A DNA window from Theobroma cacao cultivar B97-61/B2 chromosome 5, Criollo_cocoa_genome_V2, whole genome shotgun sequence contains the following coding sequences:
- the LOC108661955 gene encoding RNA-directed DNA polymerase homolog: MVANLQGVNRVMKVIAAHLDDLKSVSPWGAPVLFVKKKDGSLRLCINYQQLNKVTIKNKYPLPRVDDLFDQLQGTQCFSKIDLHPGHHQLKIKQEDVPKTAFYTRYRHDEFLVMSFEITNALTAFMDMMNWVFKSYLNDFVVVFIDDILVYSRSKEEHEHLRIVF; encoded by the exons ATGGTAGCTAATCTGCAAGGGGTTAATAGGGTCATGAAAGTGATTGCTGCTCATTTAGATGACCTTAAAAG TGTGTCACCATGGGGTGCACCGGTATTGTTTGTGAAGAAGAAGGATGGATCACTCAGGCTATGTATTAATTACCAACAACTTAATAAGGTAACGATAAAGAATAAGTATCCACTTCCTCGTGTTGATGACTTATTTGATCAGTTGCAAGGAACACAGTGTTTTTCCAAGATTGATCTACATCCTGGTCATCACCAACTCAAGATTAAGCAGGAAGATGTGCCTAAGACTGCATTCTATACTAGGTACAGACATGATGAGTTTTTGGTTATGTCCTTTGAAATTACGAACGCCTTGACAGCTTTTATGGACATGATGAATTGGGTGTTCAAATCGTATTTAAACGATTTTGTGGtggtattcattgatgacattttGGTATACTCAAGGAGTAAGGAGGAACATGAACATCTTAGGATTGTGTTCTAG
- the LOC108661954 gene encoding uncharacterized protein LOC108661954, with product MGDRVFLKVSPTEGIMGFDKKGKLTLRYTGPFKILERVGAVAYRLVLPLDLSSSHLVFHVFMLRKYNLNPSHMICYEEIHLGDDLSYEEVPVQILDIQVKQLRTKDVALVKGL from the coding sequence ATGGGTGATCGTGTATTCTTGAAGGTTTCGCCTACTGAAGGAATCATGGGATTCGATAAGAAAGGAAAGTTGACCTTGAGATATACTGGACCCTTCAAGATCTTGGAGAGAGTTGGTGCAGTAGCTTATAGATTGGTACTACCCTTGGATCTTTCCAGTAGTCATTTGGTGTTTCATGTGTTCATGCTTCGTAAATACAACCTCAACCCCTCTCACATGATTTGTTATGAGGAAATTCATTTGGGTGATGATCTATCATATGAGGAGGTACCAGTACAAATCTTGGATATACAAGTAAAACAACTGCGCACCAAGGATGTAGCTTTAGTGAAAGGCCTTTAA